AATTTTCAATATAAGAAAAATATACCCTTACTTTATCATAAATCTTTGAATTTGAAATCCATACACAAGGACCAATTGTGCAATCTTCTCCAATTATTGTTTTTCCAAAGATATATGTATTTGGAAAGATTGTGGTATCTTTTCCTATTTGAACACCCCTTTCAATATATGTGCTATTTATATCCTTTATGGTTACACCGCTCTCCATAAATTCCCTTAAAATCTTCTTTCTTAAAAAATCCTCTGCTATTGCAAGGTGATACCTTGTATTTATTCCCATTGTCTCCATTTCATCATAACTTTCTAATAAAGATACCCTCTTTTTCATATCTGAAAGAAGCTTAAATGCATCTGTAAGGTAGTACTCTCCTTGCTTGTTTTTATTATCAAGCCTTTCTAAACAATCAAATATTTCCTTATTGAAGCAATATATCCCTGTATTTACCAAATTTACCTTCCTTTCTTTTTCACTTGCATCCTTTTCTTCAACAATCCTGACCCTCTGACCCTCTGACCCTCTGACCCTTGACTCTTTAATTATTCTTCCATATCCCTTTGGGTCTTTTACTCTTGCTGCCAAGATTGTGGCATCCGCCTTTTCCTTAAAATGGAAAGAAATAAGCCCCTTTATTGTCCTTTTGGAAAGAAGGGGAACATCACCAGGAACAACAACAAAATCACCTTTAATAAAAGGCTTTGCACAAAGGAGGGCATTTCCTGTTCCTAAAACATCCCTTTGAAATGCTATTTCTCCCTTTTCCCCTATTAGTTCGCATACATCTTTAGCACCTTTTTTTACAACAAAAACCCTATTAAACCCGGCTGTTGCATCTATTAGATAGGAAAGCATTGGCTTTCCCATAATATGATGAAGAACCTTTGTCGTTTTTGACTTCATCCTTTTTCCAATACCTGCGGCTAAAATTACAGCTGTATCACAGCTTGCCATACCTCTTTCTTTCAGCACGAAGCCTCTTTCTAAGCTTTTCGTATTTATGCTTTCTTATTTTCTTTCTTCTTTTCTTAACAACGCTACTCAATTTTTACCTCCCTATTGCAAATTTTAAACTTTAATTATATAATATTTAATCTTAAAATGTCAAAAATAATTGCTCAAGCAGCAATAAGGGGAGCGCATAAAATTGCCAGAGAGGCAGAAACAAGGCTTTTTAAGGCAATTGATAGATTTTCTCCAGAAAAAAGCATTGAATTTCCAAACACAGGCTATTATCTTCCCATAATCTATGCAATGACAGGAATTCCGGTAAAGACCCTTGCTGATTGTGAGAAGGTCTTAAAAATGGCAAAGGAGCTGCTTCCAGATATTCCAGCAAAGCATATCAATCTTCCCTATCTTGGAGAAACCCTAGACGCTGGAATGGCAACCTTGTGGAATGAGGAGATAATTGAGGTATTAAAATATTTAGAAGACCCCTGCCCCTATTTTATCGCACCATCTCCAGATGAAACACATCTATGGCTTGGTGCAGCAGATGATAAGATAATGAGGGAAAGGGGCATTGAATTTGTTGATGGCACAGCACCTGGTTTTGCAGCTTGTGTAGGGGCTTG
The bacterium genome window above contains:
- a CDS encoding sugar phosphate nucleotidyltransferase — its product is MASCDTAVILAAGIGKRMKSKTTKVLHHIMGKPMLSYLIDATAGFNRVFVVKKGAKDVCELIGEKGEIAFQRDVLGTGNALLCAKPFIKGDFVVVPGDVPLLSKRTIKGLISFHFKEKADATILAARVKDPKGYGRIIKESRVRGSEGQRVRIVEEKDASEKERKVNLVNTGIYCFNKEIFDCLERLDNKNKQGEYYLTDAFKLLSDMKKRVSLLESYDEMETMGINTRYHLAIAEDFLRKKILREFMESGVTIKDINSTYIERGVQIGKDTTIFPNTYIFGKTIIGEDCTIGPCVWISNSKIYDKVRVYFSYIENSIIKEENNVYSFFHQKN
- a CDS encoding AURKAIP1/COX24 domain-containing protein, which encodes MSSVVKKRRKKIRKHKYEKLRKRLRAERKRYGKL